One genomic segment of Planctomycetaceae bacterium includes these proteins:
- a CDS encoding TIGR00282 family metallophosphoesterase, with amino-acid sequence MKLNVLCIGDIVGRPGKRVLADNLAAIIKQCEIDCVIANAENAAGGSGLTFQIYDKLLKYGVNIITLGDHTFKKKEIIPVLEKNDNITRPANFSKYAAGKDFALYKTAKGPVIAVVPLIGRVFMKPADSPYDAVDSILPKLESKADIVIVEMHAEATSEKVSMGYYLDGRVSCVFGTHTHVATADEKILPKGTAYITDIGMTGSHYSVLGRKIESVLKNFRTLMPCPFEVATDDLRINGIVVTIDSSTKKAEKIQRLEFKDAESDSVGYDADDGKPDFSNDF; translated from the coding sequence ATGAAATTAAATGTATTATGTATAGGTGATATTGTCGGCAGGCCGGGTAAACGTGTGCTTGCCGATAATCTTGCGGCGATTATAAAACAATGTGAAATTGACTGCGTCATCGCAAATGCGGAGAATGCTGCCGGCGGTTCAGGTCTTACATTCCAGATATATGACAAACTTTTAAAATATGGCGTTAATATTATCACGCTTGGCGACCATACATTTAAAAAGAAAGAAATTATTCCCGTTCTCGAAAAAAATGACAACATCACACGCCCTGCGAATTTTTCAAAATACGCTGCGGGAAAAGATTTCGCTTTGTACAAAACCGCAAAAGGGCCGGTCATTGCGGTAGTGCCTCTTATTGGCAGAGTTTTTATGAAACCAGCCGACAGTCCTTATGACGCGGTCGATTCCATTTTGCCGAAACTCGAAAGCAAGGCGGATATTGTAATTGTGGAAATGCACGCCGAGGCGACAAGTGAAAAAGTTTCGATGGGATATTATCTTGACGGCAGGGTGAGCTGCGTATTTGGTACGCACACGCACGTCGCGACAGCAGATGAAAAAATTCTGCCGAAGGGCACCGCGTATATCACAGACATTGGAATGACAGGTTCGCATTATTCAGTACTCGGCAGAAAAATAGAATCTGTGCTGAAAAATTTCAGGACGCTTATGCCTTGTCCATTTGAAGTGGCAACCGACGATTTAAGAATCAACGGCATAGTTGTTACAATAGACAGCTCAACAAAAAAAGCTGAAAAAATTCAACGCCTCGAATTCAAAGACGCAGAATCAGACTCCGTCGGCTATGACGCTGACGACGGTAAACCGGATTTTAGCAACGACTTCTAA
- a CDS encoding PEP-CTERM sorting domain-containing protein: protein MRAGKIVFVIVTTLCLTSMVCGDWNVGDPYKMHYPQLPKSGGWDVEFGASMLGDDWKCSETGAVSDVHLWVSWMQNLVQPIGMMTVSIYSDVPAVPGTNDYFSHPGQLLWMRDFSSSQIIVRDMNPDLQGWYDPSTGEYGRNDHIMWQQINITNIDKPFYQREGTIYWLVVDFGLLPYVGWKESADHFNDDAVRMSPTGAWQELIDPATGTSIDLSFVITPEPATIAILAIGGLLIRRRTM from the coding sequence ATGAGAGCAGGAAAGATTGTATTTGTTATTGTTACAACGCTGTGCCTGACATCTATGGTATGTGGAGACTGGAACGTGGGCGATCCGTACAAGATGCATTATCCGCAACTGCCGAAATCAGGTGGATGGGATGTCGAATTTGGTGCATCAATGCTCGGAGACGACTGGAAATGCTCGGAAACCGGTGCGGTAAGCGATGTTCACTTATGGGTTTCCTGGATGCAGAACCTTGTTCAGCCAATCGGGATGATGACAGTAAGTATCTACTCCGATGTGCCGGCTGTTCCGGGCACAAACGACTATTTTAGTCATCCGGGTCAACTGTTATGGATGCGGGACTTTTCATCCAGCCAGATTATTGTCCGCGATATGAATCCGGATTTGCAGGGCTGGTACGACCCATCGACAGGAGAATATGGTCGCAATGACCACATAATGTGGCAGCAAATTAACATCACAAACATTGATAAACCATTTTATCAGCGGGAAGGAACGATTTATTGGCTCGTCGTTGATTTCGGGCTACTGCCGTATGTTGGCTGGAAAGAGTCAGCCGATCATTTTAATGATGACGCAGTCCGTATGTCGCCGACGGGTGCATGGCAGGAATTGATTGACCCTGCGACAGGTACATCCATTGATTTGTCATTTGTTATTACGCCCGAACCTGCAACAATTGCTATCTTAGCGATAGGAGGACTTTTAATCAGACGCAGGACGATGTAA